The sequence AAATCCCTTTTAAATACTATAAAATACGTAATAATAACAGTACCGTTGAAACTGGCTTTTGCGTTGTTTATAGCAACTATACTTAACTTTAAGATAAAAGGGGTAGGTATTTTCAGAACAGCATATTATCTTCCGTCAATATTAGGAGGAAGTGTGGCGATATCTGTATTATGGAGATTCCTGTTTGCAGATAACGGTCTTGTAAATATTATGCTGAAAATGCTCCATCTTCCTACAGCAAGCTGGATGGGAGATCAGAAATATGCATTATTAACAATAGGACTTTTAAGTGTGTGGCAATTCGGGTCATCAATGGTAATTTTCCTTGCAGCACTGAAAAATATACCGAATACTCTCTATGAAGCTGCGAGAATAGACGGAGCATCAAAGGTAAGAATGTTTTTCAGTATTACATTTCCTTTGTTAACACCAGTAATATTCTTTAACTTTATAATGCAGATGCTGAATGCATTCCAGGAATTTAACGCACCTTACATAATAACAAAGGGAGGACCTTTAAACTCGACATATTTATATTCACTATTGATTTATGACAACTCATTCAGATACTTTAATATGGGTTATGCAAGTGCATTGGCATGGTTTTTCTTCATAATTATAATGCTTTGTACTGCAATAGTCTTTAAATCACAAAAATACTGGGTATACTATGAGGATGGAGGTAATAATTAATGGAAAGCGTAGGAAAAAGCAGAAGTAAAACGAAAAAAACAGCAGATGCGGCAATTAAGTATATAATACTAATTGTAGTGGGACTGCTTATGATATATCCCCTTTTATGGCTTATAGGGGCGTCGTTTAAGGAAAATAACGAGATATTTTCATCAGTGGGAATTATACCTAAGAAATTTGATATTACAGGGTATATAAACGGGTGGAAAACATCAACAGAGTATACTTTTACTAAGTATTTCCTGAATACATTTGCCATAGTAGTACCTAAAGTAATACTTACACTTATTTCATGTACACTGGCAGCATATGGATTCGCAAGATTCAAGATACCGGGGAAAAAATTCCTGTTTTCAATACTGATCGGAACATTACTGCTGCCGACTATAGTGCTTAATATACCGCAGTATATAATGTACAGACAGATAGGATGGCTGGATACATATCTTCCGCTGATAATTCCTTCTTTGCTGGCAACAGATACATTCTTTGTATTTATGCTGGTACAGTTTTTGAGAGGACTTCCTCTTGAATTGGAAGAAGCTGCGAAAATAGACGGGTGTAACAGTTTTCAAACATTGGTATATATTTTAGTGCCTATATTGAAACCAGCTTTGATTTCAGTAGCTTTATTTCAGTTTATATGGTCAATGAATGATTTTATGGGGCCTTTGATCTATATATCAAGTGTAGAAAAATATCCTGTATCTATTGCATTAAAAATGTCAATGGATAATAGTGCAGTGGTGCAGTGGAATCAAGTAATGGCAATGGCTGTAATAGCCTTGGTACCTTCTATTGTAATATTCTTCTCAGCGCAGAAATACTTTGTGGAAGGTGTATCGACAAGCGGATTGAAATAATAACAGGAGGAAAAAATAATATGAAGATGACATTTAGGTGGTATGGGAAAACTGACCCTGTTTCTTTGGAATATATAAGCCAGATACCCGGAATGACAGGAGTAGTAACAGCTATTTATGATATTCCCGTGGGTGAAATATGGCCTCTTGACAAAATAATGGAACTAAAAGAAGAGGTAAATGCAAAAAATCTGGAAATGAAGGTAATAGAAAGTGTTCCTGTGCATGAAGATATCAAAATGGGGCTTCCTTCAAGAGATAAGTATATAGAAAATTATAAAGAAAACATAAGAAATCTTGCCAAAGCAGGAGTAGAAGTTATCTGTTATAATTTTATGCCTGTTTTTGACTGGACAAGATCAAATCTGGATTATAAACTTCCTGATGGTTCCACAGCCCTTGTTTACTATAGGGATGAAATAGAAAAGATGGATCCCAGAAAAGGGGAGCTTTCACTTCCCGGATGGGATGCAAGTTATAAAAAAGAGGAACTGAATGAGATACTGGATAGATATAAGGAAATATCAGAAGAAGATTTATGGAATAACCTGAAGTATTTTCTTGAGCAGATAATACCAGTAGCAGAGGAAGTAAAAGTAAAGATGGCAATACATCCTGATGATCCGCCGTGGCCAATCTTCGGGCTTCCAAGAATTATTACAAACGAGGAGAATGTAGACAGATTTCTGAAACTGTATGACAGTGAGTATAACGGACTTACACTGTGTACAGGTTCACTCGGGGTAGCAAGAGATAATGATATGCCGAGAATGATAAGAAGATTCGGGAAGAAGATACATTTTGCACATTTAAGAAATATAAAAATAATAGATGACAGAAGTTTTCAGGAAAGTGCCCATATGTCAAAATATGGTTCACTGGATTTCGTAGAGATATTAAAAGCATATAAAGAAGTAGGGTTTACCGGCTATGCAAGACCGGATCACGGAAGAATGATCTGGGGGGAAAAGGGAAGACCAGGCTACGGATTATATGACAGAGCCCTTGGTGCAGTGTATATCTTGGGAATATGGGAAACTCTGGAAAAAGGATGTTAGTGTCATAAATATCAAATGCCGGATATATAAACCGGCAGAACGTTAATATCCTATAATAAAATCAGACTAAAATTAATGAAGTATATTAAATTTGATTTGCCGGAGTGTCGGTTTCTGACAGACAGATTTTATAATAAACTGTTTATACAGGAGCGGCTGCTTCGGCAATGAAATATTTAAAACAAAAAATCTTAAATAAAAGTATTGGAAAGGAGTTCAAAATGCAGGTTCCTTTTAAAATAAATCTGGAAAATAAGGTAGCGGTAGTTACAGGCGGAGGAGGAATACTATGTGCAGTATTCGCCAAAGCTATTGCTGCATGCGGAGCGAAAGTAGCAGTTTTGGATTTGAAAAAAGAAGCGGCAGATGCTGTCGCAGAGGAGATAAATAAAAACGGCGGAACAGCTTTAGGAGTAGAAGCTAATGTATTGGACATCAACAGCCTGAAAGAAGCAAAGAGAATAGTAAATGAAAAATTCGGAAAATGTGATATCCTTATAAACGGAGCAGGCGGAAATCACCCTAAAGGAAATACAAGCAAGGAATATTTCGAAGAAGGAGATCAGGATAAAGAGGATATAATGACTTTTTTTGATCTGGATCCCGAGGGAATAAAATTCGTATTTGATCTGAACTTTATAGGAACATTACTGACTACACAGGTTTTTGCCAAAGATATGACAGGAAATAAAGAGAGCAGTATAATAAATATATCATCTATGAATGCGTTTACACCGCTTACAAAAATACCGGCATATTCAGGTGCAAAAGCTGCCATATCGAATTTTACCCAATGGCTGGCGGTACACTTTTCAAAATCAGGAATAAGAGTAAATGCTATGGCACCGGGATTTTTTGAGACTAATCAGAATAAAGCACTGCTTAAAAATC is a genomic window of Sebaldella sp. S0638 containing:
- a CDS encoding carbohydrate ABC transporter permease; translated protein: MESVGKSRSKTKKTADAAIKYIILIVVGLLMIYPLLWLIGASFKENNEIFSSVGIIPKKFDITGYINGWKTSTEYTFTKYFLNTFAIVVPKVILTLISCTLAAYGFARFKIPGKKFLFSILIGTLLLPTIVLNIPQYIMYRQIGWLDTYLPLIIPSLLATDTFFVFMLVQFLRGLPLELEEAAKIDGCNSFQTLVYILVPILKPALISVALFQFIWSMNDFMGPLIYISSVEKYPVSIALKMSMDNSAVVQWNQVMAMAVIALVPSIVIFFSAQKYFVEGVSTSGLK
- the uxuA gene encoding mannonate dehydratase → MKMTFRWYGKTDPVSLEYISQIPGMTGVVTAIYDIPVGEIWPLDKIMELKEEVNAKNLEMKVIESVPVHEDIKMGLPSRDKYIENYKENIRNLAKAGVEVICYNFMPVFDWTRSNLDYKLPDGSTALVYYRDEIEKMDPRKGELSLPGWDASYKKEELNEILDRYKEISEEDLWNNLKYFLEQIIPVAEEVKVKMAIHPDDPPWPIFGLPRIITNEENVDRFLKLYDSEYNGLTLCTGSLGVARDNDMPRMIRRFGKKIHFAHLRNIKIIDDRSFQESAHMSKYGSLDFVEILKAYKEVGFTGYARPDHGRMIWGEKGRPGYGLYDRALGAVYILGIWETLEKGC
- a CDS encoding carbohydrate ABC transporter permease, which encodes MKNRINVGLLYILPWILGILLLKVFPFGLSLFLSFTRYDLISSPQFIGIENYVEMFKDELFIKSLLNTIKYVIITVPLKLAFALFIATILNFKIKGVGIFRTAYYLPSILGGSVAISVLWRFLFADNGLVNIMLKMLHLPTASWMGDQKYALLTIGLLSVWQFGSSMVIFLAALKNIPNTLYEAARIDGASKVRMFFSITFPLLTPVIFFNFIMQMLNAFQEFNAPYIITKGGPLNSTYLYSLLIYDNSFRYFNMGYASALAWFFFIIIMLCTAIVFKSQKYWVYYEDGGNN
- a CDS encoding SDR family oxidoreductase, with amino-acid sequence MQVPFKINLENKVAVVTGGGGILCAVFAKAIAACGAKVAVLDLKKEAADAVAEEINKNGGTALGVEANVLDINSLKEAKRIVNEKFGKCDILINGAGGNHPKGNTSKEYFEEGDQDKEDIMTFFDLDPEGIKFVFDLNFIGTLLTTQVFAKDMTGNKESSIINISSMNAFTPLTKIPAYSGAKAAISNFTQWLAVHFSKSGIRVNAMAPGFFETNQNKALLKNPDGSYSERAEKIISQTPMGRFGEPEELVGTLLWLIEPKASGFVNGVIIPIDGGFSAYSGV